One Longimicrobium sp. DNA segment encodes these proteins:
- a CDS encoding 50S ribosomal protein L25 gives MATNATLRATKREGGGKGMARKLRGTGQVPAVLYGHGDRTETLSVNAHDLELLLHHVNPENTLIGLDIDGRRTDVLIREIQKHPYRPEFLHVDFLQVHGDETLKLDIPVRLTGTPVGVREDGGVLDQVLYALHVECLPGNIPDSADVDISALGIGESVRVADISIPNVTILMDGELPVASVLAARVHDETVEGEAAVAEPEVLRGPKADEE, from the coding sequence ATGGCGACCAACGCAACGCTCCGCGCCACGAAGCGCGAAGGCGGCGGCAAGGGGATGGCGCGCAAGCTCCGCGGCACCGGGCAGGTGCCCGCCGTGCTGTACGGCCACGGCGACCGCACCGAGACGCTGTCGGTGAACGCGCACGACCTGGAGCTGCTGCTGCACCACGTGAACCCCGAGAACACGCTGATCGGGCTGGACATCGACGGGCGCCGCACCGACGTGCTGATCCGCGAGATCCAGAAGCACCCGTACCGCCCCGAGTTCCTGCACGTGGACTTCCTGCAGGTGCACGGCGACGAGACGCTGAAGCTGGACATCCCGGTGCGGCTCACCGGCACGCCCGTGGGCGTGCGCGAGGACGGCGGCGTGCTGGACCAGGTGCTGTACGCGCTCCACGTGGAGTGCCTGCCGGGGAACATCCCCGACTCGGCCGACGTCGACATCTCGGCGCTGGGCATCGGCGAGAGCGTGCGCGTGGCCGACATCTCCATCCCCAACGTCACCATCCTGATGGACGGAGAGCTTCCCGTGGCGTCGGTGCTGGCCGCGCGGGTGCACGACGAGACCGTCGAGGGCGAGGCGGCGGTGGCCGAGCCCGAGGTGCTGCGCGGCCCCAAGGCCGACGAGGAGTAG
- the pth gene encoding aminoacyl-tRNA hydrolase gives MAGLKVIVGLGNPGREYALTRHNVGWWLLDELAAGWGMGRFRPDKTAATASGRVEPWAVRLVKPITYMNRSGSALLPYKRMNAIDVTKDLLVIVDDVALEPGKIRFRPSGTPGGHNGLKSVEQALGTKDYPRLRIGVGAKPPQWDLADWVLSPMPKRDQELVRERFDDCIAGIKVWMEEGIEPAMNRFNG, from the coding sequence GTGGCCGGGCTGAAGGTGATCGTGGGGCTGGGGAACCCCGGGCGCGAGTACGCGCTCACGCGGCACAACGTGGGATGGTGGCTGCTGGACGAGCTCGCCGCCGGGTGGGGGATGGGGCGCTTCCGCCCGGACAAGACGGCGGCCACGGCCAGCGGCCGGGTGGAGCCGTGGGCGGTGCGGCTGGTGAAGCCCATCACCTACATGAACCGCAGCGGGTCCGCGCTCCTCCCCTACAAGCGGATGAACGCCATCGACGTCACCAAGGACCTGCTGGTGATCGTGGACGACGTGGCGCTGGAGCCGGGGAAGATCCGCTTCCGCCCGAGCGGCACGCCGGGCGGGCACAACGGGCTGAAGTCGGTGGAGCAGGCGCTGGGGACGAAGGACTACCCGCGCCTGCGCATCGGTGTGGGCGCCAAGCCGCCGCAGTGGGACCTGGCCGACTGGGTGCTCAGCCCCATGCCGAAGCGCGACCAGGAGCTGGTCCGCGAGCGCTTCGACGACTGCATCGCCGGCATCAAGGTGTGGATGGAGGAGGGCATCGAGCCGGCGATGAACCGCTTCAACGGGTAG
- a CDS encoding pitrilysin family protein produces MKRLVVPLLLLAAPLAAQEVSIPHTTFTLNNGLKVIVAEDHSTPVAAVNVWYHVGSGYERPGRTGFAHLFEHVMFMGSGHVAQGRFDALLENAGGSNNGSTTTDRTNYYEIIPSNAVPLALWLEADRMGTLLDSLTQSKLDTQRDVVKNERRQRYENQPYGLMWETAYDALYPEGHPYHWTTIGSMADLSAASLDDVKGFFRNYYTPNNAVLTVAGDVNAADVRRWAEQYFGWIRPGPAVSKPTVPIPPIPATRYITREDRVTLPQLTMTWRSGPRFSRDEAALNALAQILTGGKSSRLYKRLVYEQQVAQSTNAFNDANLLSGDFWVIIRGKPGTQLDAMETAVNEEIAKLAATPPTAEELQRVVNGIETTFVSGLETVENKADQLNDYEYFAGDPGFAARDLARYRALTPADVQRVAREYLQGKNRIVLSFVPQGHTELAATEAH; encoded by the coding sequence ATGAAACGCCTCGTCGTTCCGCTCCTCCTGCTGGCCGCGCCGCTGGCCGCGCAGGAGGTCAGCATCCCCCACACCACCTTCACGCTGAACAACGGCCTGAAGGTGATCGTGGCGGAAGACCACTCCACCCCCGTGGCCGCGGTGAACGTGTGGTACCACGTGGGCTCGGGGTACGAACGCCCCGGCCGCACCGGGTTCGCGCACCTGTTCGAGCACGTGATGTTCATGGGCAGCGGCCATGTGGCCCAGGGCCGGTTCGACGCGCTGCTGGAGAACGCCGGCGGCAGCAACAACGGCAGCACCACCACCGACCGCACCAACTACTACGAGATCATCCCCTCCAACGCGGTGCCGCTGGCGCTGTGGCTGGAGGCCGACCGCATGGGCACGCTGCTGGACTCGCTCACCCAGTCCAAGCTCGACACCCAGCGCGACGTGGTGAAGAACGAGCGCCGCCAGCGCTACGAGAACCAGCCGTACGGGCTGATGTGGGAAACGGCGTACGACGCGCTGTACCCCGAGGGCCATCCGTACCACTGGACCACCATCGGCTCGATGGCCGACCTCTCGGCGGCCAGCCTGGACGACGTGAAGGGCTTCTTCCGCAACTACTACACGCCCAACAACGCCGTCCTGACCGTGGCCGGCGACGTGAACGCGGCCGACGTGCGGCGCTGGGCCGAGCAGTACTTCGGCTGGATCCGGCCCGGGCCGGCGGTCTCCAAGCCCACCGTGCCCATCCCGCCGATCCCGGCCACGCGCTACATCACCAGGGAAGACCGCGTCACCCTGCCGCAGCTGACCATGACCTGGCGCAGCGGCCCGCGCTTCTCGCGCGACGAGGCGGCGCTGAACGCGCTGGCGCAGATCCTCACCGGCGGCAAGAGCTCGCGGCTGTACAAGCGCCTGGTGTACGAGCAGCAGGTGGCGCAGAGCACGAACGCGTTCAACGACGCCAACCTCCTCTCCGGCGACTTCTGGGTGATCATCCGCGGCAAGCCGGGGACGCAGCTGGACGCGATGGAGACGGCGGTGAACGAGGAGATCGCCAAGCTGGCCGCCACCCCGCCCACCGCCGAGGAGCTGCAGCGGGTGGTGAACGGGATCGAGACCACGTTCGTGTCGGGGCTGGAGACGGTGGAGAACAAGGCCGACCAGCTGAACGACTACGAGTACTTCGCCGGCGACCCGGGCTTCGCGGCGCGCGACCTGGCGCGCTACCGGGCGCTGACCCCCGCCGACGTGCAGCGCGTGGCGCGCGAGTACCTGCAGGGGAAGAACCGCATCGTCCTGAGCTTCGTCCCGCAGGGGCACACGGAGCTGGCCGCCACGGAGGCCCACTGA
- the ychF gene encoding redox-regulated ATPase YchF, translating into MLKLGIVGLPNVGKSTLFNALTAAGADAANYPFCTVEPNVGMVEVPDPRVDLLTEKVQPQRTVRAVVQFVDIAGLVKGASEGEGLGNQFLNNIRETDAVVHVVRCFDDPDVVHVMGSVDPVRDREVINLELVLSDLAVAEKRLERVRKAARGGDADARAELGLLERLVAALGEGRSARAVEMDDDERKVMKGFNLLTSKPVLYLANVSEDDLPEGDNEHVRALRRAVEESGETAHVIPISSKIESELAELPQEERAEFLASLGLDEPGLHKLIREGYRLLGLQVYFTAGEKEVRAWEIRVGAKGPEAAGVIHSDFERGFIRAETVGWDDFVKTGSVKAAREQGLMRSEGKEYVVKDGDILLFRFNV; encoded by the coding sequence ATGCTGAAGCTGGGGATCGTGGGGCTGCCGAACGTGGGGAAGAGCACCCTGTTCAACGCGCTGACCGCGGCGGGCGCCGACGCGGCCAACTACCCGTTCTGCACCGTGGAGCCGAACGTGGGGATGGTGGAGGTGCCCGACCCGCGCGTGGACCTGCTCACCGAGAAGGTGCAGCCGCAGCGCACCGTGCGCGCGGTGGTGCAGTTCGTGGACATCGCCGGGCTGGTGAAGGGCGCCAGCGAGGGCGAGGGGCTGGGCAACCAGTTCCTCAACAACATCCGCGAGACCGACGCGGTGGTGCACGTGGTGCGCTGCTTCGACGACCCCGACGTGGTGCACGTGATGGGGAGCGTGGACCCGGTGCGCGACCGCGAGGTCATCAACCTGGAGCTCGTCCTGAGCGACCTGGCCGTGGCCGAGAAGCGGCTGGAGCGAGTGCGCAAGGCCGCCCGCGGCGGCGACGCGGACGCCAGGGCCGAGCTGGGGCTGCTGGAGCGCCTGGTGGCCGCGCTGGGCGAGGGCCGCTCGGCGCGCGCGGTGGAGATGGACGACGACGAGCGCAAGGTGATGAAGGGCTTCAACCTGCTCACCAGCAAGCCCGTGCTCTACCTGGCCAACGTGTCGGAGGACGACCTGCCGGAGGGCGACAACGAGCATGTTCGCGCGCTCCGCAGGGCGGTGGAGGAGAGCGGCGAGACGGCGCACGTGATCCCCATCTCCAGCAAGATCGAGAGCGAGCTGGCCGAGCTGCCGCAGGAAGAGCGCGCGGAGTTCCTGGCGTCGCTGGGGCTGGACGAGCCGGGGCTCCACAAGCTCATCCGCGAGGGGTACCGCCTCCTCGGCTTGCAGGTGTACTTCACCGCCGGCGAGAAGGAGGTCCGCGCCTGGGAGATCCGCGTGGGCGCCAAGGGCCCCGAGGCCGCGGGCGTCATCCACAGCGACTTCGAGCGCGGCTTCATCCGCGCGGAGACGGTGGGGTGGGACGACTTCGTGAAGACCGGCTCGGTGAAGGCCGCCCGCGAGCAGGGGCTGATGCGCAGCGAGGGCAAGGAATACGTCGTCAAGGACGGCGACATCCTCCTCTTCCGCTTCAACGTCTGA
- a CDS encoding NAD(P)/FAD-dependent oxidoreductase, whose product MPVFPNLRRTNPPGLMRATTSDTPVVFVDTPAMNYATWLQQSGDGIAQLPGDPSQLSVAVVGAGAAGLAAAYELLRCGLSVTLYEAGSRAGGRLYSIADSSGNLFEMGAMRFTPSEQVLHWYAGLFGLQFSTGDFPDPLGADETFIAFQGQTYVYTPGAQNQLPPSFPRVNDGWNAFMDNGFTSADGSISLTAPKTITQWLSAPQGNEGEIVQAWQAYIDAFGNSSLYEAMVRIFTDPNAPGPDMSLPPADRVWNETDFEFLGALGTGIGGFGPLFPIGFLDIMRFTVNAVETDQHELPSGVASIVDGFLNQPVAQPNGNVTSVGASLFLNTPVAAVTPAGGFVTLTFADGTEKTFDRAIVATSHRSMELTMGLGAPGALAEPVATAVRRVHLENSSKVFVESAAFWDQPQPGTNHDWPRNVVGDTILRNFYALTYPQATPDTGAVLFSYTWADDSVKPQTLTDPQARLALLLRDLATISPELRDQVETSMDPASVQIIDWQSQPYFFGAFKLNHPGEDPYVQAMYYDFLKAGTQEDTGVYIAGDSVGFLGGWVENAFQTGLNAAAGVAVSLGGTLVAAPSSPFAQLNPNTYDYVVPGSAGAERSADPVITAERPRRGALV is encoded by the coding sequence ATGCCGGTCTTCCCCAATCTCCGCCGCACCAACCCGCCCGGGCTGATGCGCGCCACTACCAGCGACACCCCCGTGGTCTTCGTCGACACCCCGGCGATGAACTACGCCACCTGGCTGCAGCAGAGCGGCGACGGCATCGCCCAGCTCCCCGGCGACCCGTCGCAGCTGAGCGTGGCGGTCGTCGGCGCCGGCGCGGCGGGGCTGGCGGCCGCGTACGAGCTGCTGCGCTGCGGGCTGAGCGTCACCCTGTACGAGGCCGGCTCGCGCGCCGGCGGGCGGCTGTACAGCATCGCCGACTCCAGCGGCAACCTGTTCGAGATGGGCGCCATGCGCTTCACCCCGTCGGAGCAGGTGCTGCACTGGTACGCGGGGCTGTTCGGCCTGCAGTTCAGCACCGGCGACTTCCCCGACCCGCTGGGCGCCGACGAGACCTTCATCGCCTTCCAGGGGCAGACGTATGTCTACACGCCGGGCGCGCAGAACCAGCTTCCGCCCAGCTTCCCGCGCGTGAACGACGGGTGGAACGCGTTCATGGACAACGGCTTCACCAGCGCCGACGGCAGCATCTCGCTCACCGCGCCCAAGACCATCACCCAGTGGCTGTCCGCGCCGCAGGGGAACGAGGGGGAGATCGTGCAGGCGTGGCAGGCGTACATCGACGCGTTCGGCAACAGCAGCCTGTACGAGGCCATGGTGCGCATCTTCACCGATCCCAACGCGCCCGGCCCCGACATGAGCCTGCCGCCCGCAGACCGCGTCTGGAACGAAACCGACTTCGAGTTCCTGGGCGCGCTGGGCACCGGCATCGGCGGGTTCGGCCCGCTCTTCCCCATCGGCTTCCTGGACATCATGCGCTTTACCGTGAACGCGGTGGAGACGGACCAGCACGAGCTCCCCTCCGGCGTGGCGTCGATCGTGGACGGCTTCCTGAACCAGCCCGTCGCCCAGCCGAACGGCAACGTCACCAGCGTGGGCGCCAGCCTGTTCCTGAACACGCCGGTGGCCGCGGTGACGCCGGCCGGCGGCTTCGTCACGCTCACCTTCGCCGACGGGACGGAGAAGACGTTCGACCGCGCCATCGTGGCCACCTCGCACCGCTCGATGGAGCTGACGATGGGGCTCGGCGCCCCCGGCGCGCTGGCCGAGCCGGTGGCCACCGCCGTGCGGCGCGTGCACCTGGAGAACTCGTCGAAGGTGTTCGTGGAGTCGGCGGCGTTCTGGGACCAGCCGCAGCCGGGAACGAACCACGACTGGCCGCGCAACGTGGTGGGCGACACCATCCTGCGGAACTTCTACGCGCTCACCTACCCGCAGGCCACGCCGGACACCGGCGCGGTGCTGTTCAGCTACACGTGGGCCGACGACTCGGTGAAGCCGCAGACCCTCACCGACCCGCAGGCGCGGCTGGCGCTGCTGCTGCGCGACCTGGCCACCATCTCCCCCGAGCTGCGGGACCAGGTGGAGACGAGCATGGACCCGGCCAGCGTGCAGATCATCGACTGGCAGAGCCAGCCCTACTTCTTCGGCGCGTTCAAGCTGAACCACCCGGGCGAGGACCCGTACGTGCAGGCGATGTACTACGATTTCCTGAAGGCGGGAACGCAGGAAGACACCGGCGTCTACATCGCCGGCGACAGCGTGGGCTTCCTGGGCGGATGGGTGGAGAACGCCTTCCAGACGGGGCTGAACGCGGCCGCGGGCGTGGCCGTGTCGCTCGGCGGCACCCTCGTGGCCGCCCCGTCCAGCCCATTCGCCCAGCTGAACCCCAACACGTACGACTACGTAGTCCCCGGCTCCGCGGGCGCCGAGCGCAGCGCAGACCCGGTGATCACGGCGGAGCGCCCGCGGCGCGGCGCGCTGGTGTAG
- a CDS encoding putative Ig domain-containing protein: MPRISISRSRFRAALALAAAALAAWAAMPGSVPGETRTGTLNVVWQTRGTENALAAVNLFLVDARGDATELDATHADLEPFGGMLRLNGRRVSVTGDLAPAGAGRAVPRLRVHAIQPLDGPRLSVSYVNQHGPRTYVTLLCRFPNMAAADPHPASVYEKWMGSAYPGLEHYWRESSEDRVDLTTQVVGPFVLPRASGDYMNSSGTANLGMLIQDCTGAADASVDFTQYAGINMQFNSPLDNSSWGGSWNLTIDGQTRRFATTWMASWATQSTYAHETGHSLGLPHSSGPYDATYDSRWDVMSGGGSTDAGTRVAPHTIAFHKDLLGWIPAARKYVLATSGTATLDLVRDAVPTSAGYQMVQIQTGTGTGTFYTVEARRYAGYDAVGRIPGEAVVIHRVNLNDDVPAKVVDPDNNGNPNDAGAMWVPGETFTDFQNGVRVRVLEATADGFRVEVSTEGNVTVTSDAVLAPGMMGAPYAFQLAASNAEAGIWSVSAGQLPKGLTLVSTGRIEGTPAKAGSYAFTVLVTTPNGFGKRDVRIEVAEPQLAQDAVVNHLLGGGTLTQAQSAYLDLQGNANGRLDVGDVRAWLLARNLPAGQ, encoded by the coding sequence ATGCCACGCATCTCCATCTCCCGCAGCCGCTTCCGCGCCGCGCTCGCGCTGGCCGCCGCCGCGCTGGCCGCCTGGGCGGCGATGCCGGGGAGCGTTCCCGGCGAGACGCGCACCGGCACGCTGAACGTGGTCTGGCAGACGCGCGGCACCGAGAACGCGCTGGCCGCCGTGAACCTGTTCCTGGTGGATGCCAGGGGCGACGCGACGGAGCTGGACGCCACGCACGCGGACCTGGAGCCGTTCGGCGGGATGCTGCGGCTGAACGGGCGCCGGGTGAGCGTCACCGGCGACCTGGCGCCCGCGGGGGCCGGGCGCGCAGTTCCCCGCCTGCGCGTGCACGCGATCCAGCCGCTGGACGGGCCGCGCCTCTCCGTCTCGTACGTGAACCAGCACGGGCCGCGCACCTACGTGACCCTGCTCTGCCGCTTTCCCAACATGGCCGCGGCCGACCCGCACCCCGCGTCGGTCTACGAGAAGTGGATGGGGTCGGCGTACCCGGGGCTGGAGCACTACTGGCGCGAGAGCTCGGAAGACCGGGTGGACCTGACCACGCAGGTGGTGGGGCCGTTCGTCCTCCCCCGCGCCAGCGGCGACTACATGAACTCGTCGGGCACCGCGAACCTGGGGATGCTGATCCAGGACTGCACCGGCGCCGCGGACGCCTCGGTGGACTTCACGCAGTACGCCGGCATCAACATGCAGTTCAACTCGCCGCTCGATAACTCGTCGTGGGGCGGGTCGTGGAACCTGACCATCGACGGGCAGACGCGCCGCTTCGCCACCACCTGGATGGCCAGCTGGGCCACGCAGTCCACCTACGCGCACGAGACCGGGCACTCGCTGGGGCTTCCGCACTCGTCGGGCCCGTACGACGCCACGTACGATTCGCGCTGGGACGTGATGAGCGGCGGCGGGAGCACCGACGCGGGCACCCGCGTGGCGCCGCACACCATCGCCTTCCACAAGGACCTGCTGGGGTGGATCCCCGCCGCGCGGAAGTACGTGCTGGCCACCTCCGGCACGGCCACGCTGGACCTGGTGCGCGACGCGGTCCCCACGTCGGCGGGGTACCAGATGGTGCAGATCCAGACCGGCACCGGCACTGGCACCTTCTACACGGTGGAGGCGCGCCGCTACGCCGGGTACGACGCGGTGGGCCGCATCCCCGGCGAGGCGGTGGTCATCCACCGGGTGAACCTGAACGACGACGTGCCCGCCAAGGTGGTGGACCCCGACAACAACGGGAACCCCAACGACGCGGGGGCGATGTGGGTTCCCGGCGAGACCTTCACCGACTTCCAGAACGGCGTGCGCGTGCGGGTGCTCGAGGCCACGGCCGACGGCTTCCGGGTGGAGGTGAGCACCGAGGGGAACGTGACCGTGACCAGCGACGCGGTGCTGGCGCCGGGGATGATGGGCGCGCCGTACGCCTTCCAGCTCGCCGCCAGCAACGCCGAGGCCGGGATATGGAGCGTGAGCGCCGGCCAGCTGCCGAAGGGGCTCACCCTCGTCTCCACCGGCCGCATCGAGGGGACGCCCGCGAAGGCGGGGAGCTACGCCTTCACCGTGCTGGTCACCACGCCCAACGGCTTCGGCAAGCGCGACGTGCGCATCGAGGTGGCCGAGCCGCAGCTGGCGCAGGACGCGGTGGTGAACCATCTGCTGGGCGGCGGCACCCTCACGCAGGCCCAGTCCGCCTACCTGGACCTGCAGGGCAACGCCAACGGCCGCCTGGACGTGGGCGACGTGCGCGCCTGGCTGCTCGCGAGGAACCTCCCGGCGGGACAGTAG
- a CDS encoding glycoside hydrolase family 25 protein encodes MLRLKLVSAAVVPALVAGAHALSGGGAASPSPVIPAVAAVAAAPVSVSPSASTSRTAADDGLSARGIDVSHYQGRIDWAAVEGDGVGFAFVKATEGATFVDPAFRRNWAAMGETRILRGAYHRFRPGRDARAQAEHFLAVVRVTDGDLPPVLDVEATDGVSDARLVRGVRAWLAEVERRTGVRPVVYTKPGFRRAHLGSALDDYPLWIAEYGVESPSHPRWTFWQHSERGRVAGIPRAVDLDRFNGSRAELRQLASAGARSGDAQLAER; translated from the coding sequence ATGCTTCGCCTCAAGCTCGTTTCCGCTGCCGTCGTTCCCGCGCTCGTCGCCGGCGCCCATGCGCTGTCCGGCGGTGGCGCTGCATCTCCATCTCCCGTGATCCCCGCGGTTGCTGCGGTTGCGGCGGCGCCGGTGAGCGTGTCACCGAGCGCATCGACGTCCCGCACCGCGGCCGACGATGGGCTGTCCGCGCGCGGGATCGACGTGTCGCACTACCAGGGGCGGATCGACTGGGCGGCGGTGGAGGGCGACGGAGTCGGGTTCGCGTTCGTGAAGGCGACGGAGGGCGCGACGTTCGTGGACCCCGCGTTCCGGCGGAACTGGGCGGCGATGGGGGAGACGCGGATCCTGCGCGGCGCCTACCACCGCTTCCGCCCCGGCCGCGACGCGCGGGCGCAGGCGGAGCACTTCCTGGCCGTGGTCCGCGTCACCGACGGCGACCTGCCGCCGGTGCTGGACGTGGAGGCCACGGACGGGGTGAGCGACGCGCGGCTGGTGCGCGGCGTGCGCGCGTGGCTGGCCGAGGTGGAGCGCCGGACGGGCGTGCGGCCGGTGGTCTACACCAAGCCCGGCTTCCGCCGCGCGCACCTGGGCAGCGCCTTGGACGACTACCCGCTCTGGATCGCGGAGTACGGCGTGGAGTCGCCCTCGCACCCGCGCTGGACCTTCTGGCAGCACTCCGAGCGCGGCCGCGTGGCCGGTATCCCCCGCGCCGTGGACCTCGACCGCTTCAACGGCTCGCGCGCGGAGCTGCGGCAGCTCGCCTCGGCGGGCGCGCGATCGGGCGACGCGCAGCTCGCGGAGCGCTGA
- a CDS encoding pitrilysin family protein, translating into MNRKALILGALAAALPAAGAAQQFPTTPPTLGAPGAVHPPTPVQRRLANGMKVLYVRQPEIPVVSAVLVVRGAGTTEDPAALPGLATFTASMLDEGAAGKSSLQIADALDLLGASLGTGASYDAATVNLYVLKKNFGPALGIMSDVVLRPDFPANEVQRVRDERVTNLTRAKDEAAAIAGNAFQSLVYGAQHPYGRFATIEATRTLDRDRVMAFHRAAYRPENTTLILVGDVDPATMQPQIERAFGGWVGIGAVPSVEGSVAAPQIGSTTIYLIDKPGAAQSEIRIGHPGVARNTPDYFALQVLNTMLGGAFSSRLNLNLRETHGWTYGARSGFSMRQSAGPFTAQAAVVTAKTDSSIVEFFRELNRIRTEPIPADELDKAKRYVALGFPQQFETNPTVAGRLAELVTYGIDPSFFANYQNGIMAVTAADVKRVAEQYVRPSNAVVVIVGDRSQIEAGLRAINVAPVQVREIGEFVR; encoded by the coding sequence ATGAACCGCAAGGCCCTGATCCTGGGCGCCCTGGCCGCCGCGCTTCCCGCCGCCGGCGCCGCCCAGCAGTTCCCCACCACGCCGCCCACGCTGGGCGCGCCGGGGGCCGTCCATCCCCCCACGCCGGTGCAGCGGCGGCTGGCCAACGGGATGAAGGTGCTGTACGTCCGCCAGCCCGAGATCCCCGTCGTGAGCGCGGTGCTGGTCGTCCGCGGCGCGGGGACCACCGAGGACCCGGCCGCGCTCCCGGGGCTGGCCACCTTCACCGCCTCGATGCTGGACGAGGGCGCGGCGGGGAAGAGCTCGCTGCAGATCGCCGACGCGCTGGACCTGCTGGGCGCGTCGCTGGGCACCGGGGCCAGCTACGACGCGGCCACGGTGAACCTGTACGTGCTGAAGAAGAACTTCGGGCCCGCGCTGGGGATCATGAGCGACGTGGTGCTGCGCCCCGACTTTCCCGCGAACGAGGTGCAGCGGGTGCGCGACGAGCGCGTCACCAACCTCACCCGCGCCAAGGACGAGGCGGCGGCCATCGCGGGCAACGCCTTCCAGTCGCTGGTGTACGGCGCGCAGCACCCGTACGGGCGCTTCGCCACCATCGAGGCCACGCGCACGCTGGACCGCGACCGCGTGATGGCCTTCCACCGCGCGGCGTACCGCCCCGAGAACACCACGCTGATCCTGGTGGGCGACGTGGATCCGGCCACGATGCAGCCGCAGATCGAGCGGGCGTTCGGCGGGTGGGTGGGGATCGGCGCCGTGCCATCGGTGGAGGGGTCGGTGGCCGCGCCGCAGATCGGCAGCACCACCATCTACCTGATCGACAAGCCCGGCGCGGCGCAGAGCGAGATCCGCATCGGGCACCCCGGCGTGGCGCGCAACACGCCCGACTACTTCGCGCTGCAGGTGCTGAACACCATGCTGGGCGGCGCGTTCAGCAGCCGGCTGAACCTGAACCTGCGCGAGACGCACGGCTGGACGTACGGCGCGCGCTCGGGCTTCAGCATGCGGCAGAGCGCGGGGCCGTTCACCGCGCAGGCGGCGGTGGTCACGGCCAAGACCGACAGCTCGATCGTGGAGTTCTTCCGCGAGCTGAACCGCATCCGCACCGAGCCGATCCCGGCCGACGAGCTGGACAAGGCCAAGCGCTACGTGGCGCTGGGCTTCCCGCAGCAGTTCGAGACCAACCCGACCGTGGCCGGGCGCCTGGCCGAGCTGGTGACGTACGGGATCGACCCCTCGTTCTTCGCCAACTACCAGAACGGGATCATGGCCGTGACCGCCGCCGACGTGAAGCGCGTGGCCGAGCAGTACGTGCGCCCGTCCAACGCGGTGGTGGTGATCGTCGGCGACCGCTCGCAGATCGAGGCCGGGCTGCGGGCGATCAACGTGGCCCCGGTGCAGGTGCGCGAGATCGGCGAGTTCGTGCGGTAG
- a CDS encoding ribose-phosphate pyrophosphokinase: protein MVLSGRANLPLAEKIAARLGCQLGGVTIRNFSDGEIFVRIDENVRGRDLFIIQSTNPSSDNIVELLLMLDAARRASAARITAVIPYFGYARQDRKDQPRVAIGAKLMANMIVAAGAERVLSIDFHQHQLQGFFDIPVDHLYAAPVFTRYFRDKQLENLVMVAPDVGSAKMARGFAKRLGATIGIIDKRRPAANVSEVMSVIGDVDGRDCLLCDDMIDTAGTMAQAARALKERGARDVYACATHALLSGPAVERLRDAPFTEIVVTDTIEVPEEKRFPTLKVLSVDELVAKAVRYTHVNESVSSLFEAV from the coding sequence ATGGTCCTCTCCGGCCGCGCCAACCTGCCGCTGGCCGAGAAGATCGCCGCGCGGCTGGGGTGCCAGCTGGGCGGAGTCACCATCCGCAACTTCTCCGACGGCGAGATCTTCGTCCGCATCGACGAGAACGTGCGCGGGCGCGACCTGTTCATCATCCAGAGCACCAACCCGTCCAGCGACAACATCGTCGAGCTGCTGCTGATGCTGGACGCGGCGCGGCGGGCCTCGGCGGCGCGCATCACCGCCGTGATCCCCTACTTCGGCTACGCCCGCCAGGACCGCAAGGACCAGCCGCGCGTGGCCATCGGCGCCAAGCTCATGGCCAACATGATCGTGGCCGCCGGCGCCGAGCGCGTGCTCAGCATCGACTTCCACCAGCACCAGCTGCAGGGCTTCTTCGACATCCCCGTGGACCACCTGTACGCGGCGCCGGTGTTCACCCGCTACTTCCGCGACAAGCAGCTGGAGAACCTGGTGATGGTGGCCCCCGACGTGGGGAGCGCCAAGATGGCGCGCGGCTTCGCCAAGCGGCTGGGCGCCACCATCGGCATCATCGACAAGCGCCGCCCCGCCGCCAACGTGAGCGAGGTGATGAGCGTGATCGGCGACGTGGACGGGCGCGACTGCCTGCTCTGCGACGACATGATCGACACCGCGGGGACCATGGCCCAGGCCGCGCGGGCGCTGAAGGAACGCGGCGCGCGCGACGTGTACGCCTGCGCCACGCACGCGCTGCTCAGCGGCCCGGCGGTCGAGCGGCTGCGCGACGCGCCGTTCACCGAGATCGTGGTGACCGACACCATCGAGGTTCCCGAAGAAAAGCGCTTTCCCACGCTGAAGGTGCTCTCGGTGGACGAGCTGGTGGCAAAGGCCGTGCGGTACACCCACGTGAACGAATCGGTGAGCTCCCTGTTCGAAGCGGTCTGA